A region of Lichenibacterium dinghuense DNA encodes the following proteins:
- a CDS encoding YihY/virulence factor BrkB family protein, producing MTPEEQAEDWRAQVGEEPGAPGSSTDLARAREPGRGREADSPKDIPARGWKDILVRVFWATSANRVLSTAGSVAFFALLAVFPGIAAIVSLYGLFADASTICGHLVLLAGILPAGVLGLVDDQVRLVAQQDNNTLGSAFAISLAVALYSANSGAVALFDALNVVYNEKEERSALRLYATTFAFTLAGVAFTVVALAGVVVLPVVSKFFGLPSLTEWLLAVARWPILLLTIVVSLAVIYRYGPSRNEARWRWVTWGSAIAALLWIAASMLFSWYVATFDSYNRVYGSLGAAVGFMVWLWISAVIVLLGGELNAEVEHQTARDTTEPGRRPLGTRGAMMADHVGKAQG from the coding sequence GTGACACCCGAAGAGCAGGCAGAGGACTGGCGTGCCCAGGTCGGCGAGGAGCCCGGGGCGCCGGGATCGTCGACGGACCTCGCCCGCGCGCGGGAGCCGGGGCGGGGCCGCGAGGCCGACTCCCCGAAGGACATCCCGGCCCGCGGCTGGAAGGACATCCTGGTCCGGGTGTTCTGGGCCACGTCGGCCAACCGGGTCCTGTCGACGGCCGGCAGCGTGGCCTTCTTCGCCCTGCTCGCGGTGTTTCCGGGCATCGCCGCCATCGTGTCGCTCTACGGCCTCTTCGCGGACGCGAGCACGATCTGCGGCCACCTCGTGCTGCTGGCCGGCATCCTCCCGGCCGGCGTGCTCGGCCTCGTCGACGATCAGGTCAGGCTCGTCGCGCAGCAGGACAACAACACGCTCGGCAGCGCCTTCGCGATCTCGCTCGCCGTCGCGCTCTACAGCGCCAACTCGGGCGCGGTCGCGCTGTTCGACGCGCTGAACGTCGTCTACAACGAGAAGGAGGAGCGGAGCGCGCTCCGGCTCTACGCGACGACCTTCGCCTTCACGCTCGCCGGCGTGGCCTTCACGGTGGTGGCCCTGGCGGGCGTGGTCGTCCTGCCGGTGGTGTCCAAGTTCTTCGGCCTGCCGTCGCTGACGGAATGGCTGCTCGCGGTGGCCCGCTGGCCGATCCTGCTCCTCACCATCGTGGTGAGCCTCGCCGTGATCTACCGCTACGGCCCGTCCCGCAACGAGGCCCGCTGGCGCTGGGTGACCTGGGGCAGCGCGATCGCGGCCCTCCTCTGGATCGCGGCCTCGATGCTGTTCTCGTGGTACGTCGCCACCTTCGACAGCTACAACCGCGTCTACGGCTCCCTCGGCGCGGCCGTGGGCTTCATGGTCTGGCTGTGGATCTCGGCCGTCATCGTGCTGCTGGGCGGGGAGCTCAACGCCGAGGTGGAGCACCAGACCGCCCGCGACACGACGGAACCGGGCCGCAGGCCGCTCGGAACCAGGGGCGCCATGATGGCGGACCACGTCGGCAAGGCCCAGGGCTGA
- a CDS encoding DUF5993 family protein — MMALIFAALTAALLTLLFGPRRLAAALLLAGLALSAALFLFEIHDARDGFAMPWLQVAADAPERGA, encoded by the coding sequence GTGATGGCCCTGATCTTCGCGGCGCTGACCGCGGCGCTGCTGACCCTGCTGTTCGGCCCGCGCCGGCTCGCCGCGGCCCTGCTCCTCGCCGGCCTGGCCCTGTCGGCGGCCCTGTTCCTGTTCGAGATCCACGACGCGCGGGACGGCTTCGCCATGCCCTGGCTGCAGGTGGCGGCCGACGCGCCGGAGCGCGGCGCGTGA
- a CDS encoding MFS transporter yields the protein MAVAERVPLTPQQIILMNFGFFGIQYSFGMQQTAINPIFSFLHADAGSLPLLNMAGPITGLLIQPVIGAMSDRTWSPRWGRRKPYFLIGALGCSLCLFLYPFCMALWMAVLLLWLLDASNNTAMEPYRAFIADKLPPAQHARGFLTQSFFTGFGITLANVSLFVFQKSIGGATASGIPYWVFGSFFLGAVCSIGSVGLSVRTTPEIPPSAEELAAMRAHGAGFAATLGEIGTAIRQMPLTLWQLALVYLFQWYAMFCYWQYVSLSIAKSVWGATAADPAYSDAVAWTGLVNGFYNVVTFLSAFGLMWAAKRYSARLVHAAALVLAAVALLVFPHIGDKYLLFVPMIGFGIAWASMMGVPYIMAVAVIPRSRYGVYMGIINMMIVIPMLIQTVTFGAVYDHLLGADPAKALTFAGVLLLLAAGATMMIAQPRGEATQNMPMEGRLPAE from the coding sequence ATGGCCGTCGCGGAGCGCGTCCCGCTGACGCCGCAGCAGATCATCCTGATGAACTTCGGCTTCTTCGGGATACAATACAGCTTCGGCATGCAGCAGACGGCGATCAACCCGATCTTCTCGTTCCTGCACGCCGACGCCGGCAGCCTGCCGCTGCTCAACATGGCGGGGCCGATCACGGGACTGCTCATCCAGCCCGTCATCGGCGCCATGAGCGACCGGACCTGGTCGCCGCGCTGGGGGCGGCGCAAGCCCTACTTCCTCATCGGGGCGCTCGGCTGCAGCCTGTGCCTGTTCCTGTATCCCTTCTGCATGGCGCTGTGGATGGCGGTGCTGCTCCTGTGGCTGCTCGACGCCTCCAACAACACCGCCATGGAGCCCTACCGCGCCTTCATCGCCGACAAGCTGCCGCCCGCCCAGCACGCCCGCGGCTTCCTCACCCAGAGCTTCTTCACCGGCTTCGGCATCACGCTGGCCAACGTGTCGCTCTTCGTCTTCCAGAAGAGCATCGGCGGGGCGACGGCCTCGGGCATCCCCTACTGGGTGTTCGGCTCCTTCTTCCTCGGCGCCGTGTGTTCCATCGGCAGCGTCGGCCTGTCGGTCCGGACCACGCCCGAGATCCCGCCCTCGGCCGAGGAACTCGCCGCCATGCGGGCCCACGGCGCGGGCTTCGCGGCGACGCTCGGCGAGATCGGCACCGCGATCCGCCAGATGCCGCTGACGCTCTGGCAGCTCGCCCTCGTCTACCTGTTCCAGTGGTACGCGATGTTCTGCTATTGGCAGTACGTGTCGCTGTCGATCGCGAAATCCGTTTGGGGCGCCACGGCGGCCGACCCGGCCTATTCCGACGCCGTCGCCTGGACCGGCCTCGTCAACGGCTTCTACAACGTGGTGACCTTTCTGTCGGCCTTCGGCCTGATGTGGGCGGCGAAGAGATATTCGGCGCGGCTCGTCCACGCCGCAGCGCTGGTGCTGGCGGCGGTCGCGCTGCTGGTGTTCCCGCACATCGGCGACAAGTATCTGCTCTTCGTGCCGATGATCGGCTTCGGCATCGCCTGGGCCAGCATGATGGGCGTGCCCTACATCATGGCGGTCGCCGTGATCCCGCGCTCGCGCTACGGCGTCTACATGGGGATCATCAACATGATGATCGTGATCCCCATGCTGATCCAGACCGTGACGTTCGGCGCGGTCTACGACCACCTGCTCGGCGCCGACCCCGCGAAGGCGCTGACCTTCGCGGGCGTGCTGCTGCTCCTCGCGGCCGGCGCCACAATGATGATCGCCCAGCCGCGCGGCGAGGCCACGCAGAACATGCCCATGGAGGGTCGCCTGCCGGCCGAGTGA
- a CDS encoding MATE family efflux transporter has translation MTSPNRVAVTHAAVIRLALPMTLAHMSTPLLGFADAAVIGRLGEPALLGAIAAAAVIFDFVFWGLGFLRMGTAGLTAQAVGAGDLAAERATLLRALLLALGLGTLLIALQRPIASVAFAALGATPAVTAAARSYYDIRIWSAPFALTNYVVLGAVIGRGRTDLGLVLQVLINLSNIALNVALVAGAGLGVRGSAVGTLLAEGVGAAVGLAVLARLHGRFAVDWAALRDRAALSRMLGVNRDIMIRSAALIFAFAFFTAQGARGGDVVLAANAVLMNLFLISAYFLDGFATAAEQMCGQSVGAGDGAGFRRAVGITALWCAAFSGAVTLIAFAGGGLFIDVVTTSPAVREAARLFLPFAALTPLCGAMAFEFDGVFVGATWTRDMRNLMLLSLGLYLALFAALRPLGNAGLWTALLGFLLARGLLQGWRYRALAGSTFPRAAAAR, from the coding sequence ATGACCAGCCCGAACCGCGTCGCCGTCACCCACGCCGCGGTGATCCGCCTCGCGCTGCCGATGACCCTGGCCCACATGTCGACGCCGCTGCTCGGCTTCGCCGACGCGGCCGTCATCGGGCGGCTCGGCGAGCCCGCGCTGCTCGGCGCCATCGCGGCCGCGGCCGTGATCTTCGATTTCGTCTTCTGGGGCCTCGGCTTCCTGCGCATGGGCACCGCCGGCCTGACCGCCCAGGCGGTCGGCGCGGGCGACCTCGCGGCCGAGCGCGCCACGCTGCTGCGCGCGCTCCTTCTGGCGCTCGGGCTCGGCACCCTGCTGATCGCGCTGCAGAGGCCGATCGCTTCCGTCGCCTTCGCGGCGCTCGGCGCCACGCCGGCCGTCACCGCGGCGGCGCGGAGCTACTACGACATCCGCATCTGGTCGGCGCCCTTCGCGCTCACGAACTACGTCGTGCTCGGCGCCGTGATCGGGCGCGGCCGCACCGACCTCGGCCTCGTGCTGCAGGTGCTCATCAACCTGTCCAACATCGCGCTGAACGTCGCCCTCGTGGCCGGTGCCGGGCTCGGCGTGCGCGGCTCGGCGGTCGGCACGCTCCTGGCCGAGGGCGTCGGCGCCGCGGTCGGCCTCGCCGTGCTGGCCCGGCTGCACGGGCGCTTCGCGGTCGACTGGGCGGCGCTGCGCGACCGCGCGGCCCTGTCGCGCATGCTCGGCGTGAACCGCGACATCATGATCCGCTCGGCCGCGCTGATCTTCGCCTTCGCGTTCTTCACGGCGCAGGGCGCGCGGGGCGGCGACGTCGTGCTGGCCGCCAACGCCGTGCTGATGAACCTCTTCCTGATATCGGCCTACTTCCTCGACGGCTTCGCCACCGCGGCCGAGCAGATGTGCGGCCAGTCGGTCGGCGCGGGCGATGGGGCGGGCTTCCGCCGCGCCGTGGGCATCACGGCCCTGTGGTGCGCGGCCTTCTCGGGCGCCGTGACGCTCATCGCCTTCGCGGGCGGCGGCCTCTTCATCGACGTCGTCACGACGAGCCCCGCCGTGCGCGAGGCGGCGCGCCTGTTCCTGCCCTTCGCGGCCCTCACTCCGCTCTGCGGCGCCATGGCGTTCGAGTTCGACGGCGTCTTCGTCGGCGCGACCTGGACGCGCGACATGCGCAACCTGATGCTCCTGTCCCTCGGCCTCTACCTCGCGCTCTTCGCCGCGCTGCGGCCGCTCGGCAACGCCGGCCTGTGGACCGCGCTCCTCGGGTTCCTGCTGGCGCGGGGCCTGCTCCAGGGCTGGCGCTACCGGGCGCTGGCGGGCTCGACCTTCCCGCGCGCCGCCGCGGCGCGTTGA
- a CDS encoding major royal jelly family protein → MPRPRLAVPLAALLLAGPASARAADAPVTAEVWGRSTIPLGDPAFTADGRLVTSHHPAFATAERVSVFAAPDRLEPYPNAVWNAGPSGPDHFDSVQGMCTDSKGVMWMGDMGEREKAVPKIVGWDTKADRLARTIMLPPPATVPASEPQDLVVDETRGLIVLADEATGQGGDGSQGALIVVDVASGQARRVLQGSKGTTPEDRDIVVDGRPLQRLEAKTGKRAPMRVGADGIALDARSEWLYFGPLNGSAVYRVRMADLADAALKPDALEKRVERYAARPNAGGMLMDADDNLYLTEIEHRAVGVIPPGDRCYRQVATSPDMLWPDGLATGPDGMIYVTVTQLPLAAPFDDGDMKARAPFLVMRFRPQPVAPRARCG, encoded by the coding sequence ATGCCCCGTCCCCGCCTCGCCGTCCCGCTCGCCGCCCTGCTCCTGGCCGGGCCCGCCTCCGCGCGGGCCGCGGACGCCCCGGTCACGGCGGAGGTCTGGGGCCGCTCCACCATCCCGCTCGGCGACCCGGCCTTCACGGCCGACGGCCGGCTCGTCACGAGCCACCACCCGGCCTTCGCCACGGCCGAGCGCGTCAGCGTCTTCGCGGCCCCCGACCGGCTGGAGCCCTACCCGAATGCCGTCTGGAACGCCGGCCCGTCCGGCCCCGACCATTTCGACAGCGTGCAAGGGATGTGCACCGACTCCAAGGGCGTGATGTGGATGGGCGACATGGGCGAGCGCGAGAAGGCGGTGCCCAAGATCGTCGGCTGGGACACGAAGGCGGACCGGCTCGCGAGGACGATCATGCTGCCCCCGCCCGCCACGGTCCCGGCGTCCGAGCCGCAGGACCTGGTCGTCGACGAGACGCGCGGGCTGATCGTGCTGGCCGACGAGGCGACGGGCCAGGGCGGCGACGGCTCGCAGGGCGCGCTGATCGTGGTCGACGTCGCGAGCGGGCAGGCGCGGCGCGTGCTGCAGGGATCGAAGGGCACCACGCCCGAGGACCGCGACATCGTGGTCGACGGCCGTCCCCTCCAGCGGCTCGAAGCCAAGACGGGCAAGCGCGCGCCCATGCGGGTCGGCGCCGACGGCATCGCGCTCGACGCCCGGTCCGAGTGGCTCTACTTCGGCCCGCTGAACGGCTCTGCCGTGTACCGCGTCCGCATGGCCGACCTCGCCGACGCGGCGCTGAAGCCGGACGCGCTGGAGAAGCGCGTCGAGCGCTACGCGGCGCGGCCCAACGCCGGCGGCATGCTCATGGACGCCGACGACAACCTGTACCTGACCGAGATCGAGCACCGCGCGGTCGGCGTGATCCCGCCCGGGGACCGCTGCTACCGGCAGGTCGCCACCAGCCCCGACATGCTGTGGCCCGACGGGCTGGCGACGGGTCCGGACGGGATGATCTACGTCACCGTCACGCAGCTGCCGCTCGCGGCGCCATTCGACGACGGCGACATGAAGGCCCGCGCGCCGTTCCTGGTCATGCGGTTCAGGCCGCAGCCGGTCGCGCCGCGGGCGAGGTGCGGCTGA
- a CDS encoding glutathione S-transferase family protein, giving the protein MPAIKLWGFDNSTYVRTVKMLLAEKGVTDFEQVPVNVLKGEPRQPEHLARHPFGKVPVVDVDGFRIIETPAIAAYLDALLPGKRLIPTDLKSLARSAMTVSILDSYGYKALIGGVVAYHLFPDFVGGKNEAMHHEGIAEGKTVLGEIMKLRGGDRFIAGAEQSLADLYLAPIFAYVVLTPHKQEFLALPGVADWWGAVTALDSFKGTEYPS; this is encoded by the coding sequence ATGCCGGCCATCAAGCTCTGGGGCTTCGACAACTCCACCTACGTGCGGACCGTGAAGATGCTGCTCGCCGAGAAGGGCGTGACGGACTTCGAGCAGGTGCCCGTGAACGTTCTGAAGGGCGAGCCCAGGCAGCCCGAGCACCTGGCGCGCCACCCGTTCGGCAAGGTGCCGGTGGTGGACGTCGACGGATTCCGCATCATCGAGACGCCCGCCATCGCGGCCTACCTCGACGCGCTGCTGCCGGGGAAAAGGCTGATTCCGACCGACCTCAAGTCCCTGGCGCGCTCGGCCATGACGGTGAGCATCCTCGATAGCTACGGCTACAAGGCGCTGATCGGCGGCGTGGTGGCCTACCACCTGTTCCCCGACTTCGTCGGCGGCAAGAACGAGGCGATGCACCACGAGGGCATCGCCGAGGGCAAGACGGTGCTGGGCGAGATCATGAAGCTCCGCGGGGGAGACCGCTTCATCGCCGGCGCCGAGCAGAGCCTCGCCGACCTCTACCTCGCGCCGATCTTCGCCTACGTGGTGCTCACGCCGCACAAGCAGGAGTTCCTGGCCCTGCCCGGCGTGGCCGACTGGTGGGGTGCCGTGACGGCGCTCGACAGCTTCAAGGGCACCGAATACCCGAGCTGA
- a CDS encoding disulfide bond formation protein B has protein sequence MTRARLDDLAALAMLLGLLAVLAAALVMQFGFGEAPCPLCLLERVGMFGACFGLAMHFRAGPGAGASARAAGVGLASAVFLLVVSVRQVLLDIVPRPGHGYVGSAVLGLHMPVWAVVVAVALIAGFAGRLALFGSPAREPDGPGMTGRLAGLASLLVAALAAVNLAAVLMQCGFGECRAAG, from the coding sequence GTGACCCGCGCCCGCCTCGACGACCTCGCGGCCCTCGCCATGCTGCTCGGCCTCCTGGCCGTGCTCGCCGCCGCGCTGGTGATGCAGTTCGGATTCGGGGAGGCGCCCTGTCCGCTCTGCCTGCTGGAGCGCGTCGGCATGTTCGGCGCCTGCTTCGGGCTGGCGATGCATTTCCGCGCCGGTCCCGGCGCCGGCGCGTCGGCCCGCGCCGCGGGCGTCGGCCTCGCCTCGGCCGTGTTCCTGCTCGTCGTGTCGGTCCGACAGGTGCTGCTCGACATCGTGCCCCGGCCCGGCCACGGCTACGTGGGCAGCGCCGTGCTGGGCCTGCACATGCCCGTGTGGGCCGTGGTGGTCGCGGTGGCGCTCATCGCCGGCTTCGCGGGGCGGCTCGCGCTGTTCGGCTCGCCCGCGCGCGAGCCGGACGGGCCGGGGATGACCGGGAGGCTCGCCGGGCTCGCGAGCCTCCTCGTCGCGGCGCTGGCGGCGGTCAACCTCGCCGCCGTGCTGATGCAGTGCGGGTTCGGCGAATGCCGGGCCGCCGGCTGA
- a CDS encoding SDR family oxidoreductase produces the protein MTDAAADRLRMQDPRKQYPQPPFPRQPQSAPGLAKAMDPKPDHGETSYKGYGRLVGRKALVTGADSGIGRAAAIAFAREGADVALSYLADEQADAEEVKTVVEAEGRTCLLLPGDITSEDFCLELVTKAASGLGGIDILVNNAGKQTNQEDVDDITSEQFDRTMKTNLYAMFWITKAALKHMPAGAAIINTASVQGFSPSAGLVDYATTKAGIIAFSQALAKQQIEHGIRVNVVAPGPFWTALQPSGGQPQEKVQKFGAEVPLGRPGQPVECAPIYVFLASQEASYVTGEVYAATGGKGT, from the coding sequence ATGACCGACGCCGCCGCCGACCGCCTGCGCATGCAGGACCCCCGCAAGCAGTACCCGCAGCCGCCCTTCCCCCGCCAGCCGCAGAGCGCGCCGGGCCTCGCGAAGGCGATGGACCCGAAGCCCGACCACGGCGAGACGAGCTACAAGGGCTACGGCCGCCTCGTGGGCCGCAAGGCGCTGGTGACGGGCGCGGATTCCGGCATCGGCCGGGCGGCCGCCATCGCCTTCGCGCGCGAGGGCGCCGACGTGGCGCTCAGCTATCTCGCCGACGAGCAGGCCGACGCCGAGGAGGTGAAGACGGTGGTCGAGGCCGAGGGGCGCACCTGCCTGCTGCTGCCCGGCGACATCACGAGCGAGGACTTCTGCCTGGAACTCGTCACCAAGGCGGCCTCGGGCCTCGGCGGCATCGACATCCTGGTCAACAACGCCGGCAAGCAGACGAACCAGGAGGACGTCGACGACATCACCTCCGAGCAGTTCGACCGGACGATGAAGACCAACCTTTACGCCATGTTCTGGATCACCAAGGCGGCGCTGAAGCACATGCCGGCCGGCGCGGCGATCATCAACACGGCCTCGGTGCAGGGCTTCAGCCCCTCGGCCGGCCTCGTCGACTACGCCACCACCAAGGCCGGCATCATCGCCTTCTCGCAGGCGCTGGCGAAGCAGCAGATCGAGCACGGGATCCGCGTCAACGTCGTGGCGCCGGGCCCGTTCTGGACCGCCCTGCAGCCCTCCGGCGGCCAGCCGCAGGAGAAGGTGCAGAAGTTCGGCGCCGAGGTGCCGCTCGGCCGGCCCGGCCAGCCCGTGGAATGCGCGCCCATCTACGTGTTCCTGGCCTCGCAGGAGGCCAGCTACGTGACGGGCGAGGTCTACGCCGCGACGGGTGGCAAGGGGACCTGA
- a CDS encoding BrnA antitoxin family protein yields MVSTRRPRDPFADAEAVFSKGPAKPSAPPPPKPAAIPGARQSVTLRIDEDVLEHFQADGPGWQDRMNAALRAAAGL; encoded by the coding sequence ATGGTGAGCACACGCAGGCCGCGCGACCCCTTCGCCGACGCCGAAGCCGTCTTCAGCAAGGGGCCGGCCAAGCCCTCCGCCCCGCCGCCGCCCAAGCCCGCCGCCATCCCCGGCGCGCGGCAGAGCGTGACCCTCAGGATCGACGAGGACGTGCTCGAGCATTTCCAGGCGGATGGCCCGGGCTGGCAGGACCGCATGAACGCCGCGCTGCGGGCCGCCGCGGGGCTGTGA